The window AGTCCCTCCCATTGTAGTCACAGGCCTCGATTCCCGGCCAGCCTGCCCACCCTGTGCTCCATGCGCCGTCCCGGTCCGAACCTTCCTCCTCCAGAGGAAGAAGCGTTTCCCGCCATGCGAGTCCGGTATAATGGGGCCGACGGCGGGTCCCTCCGCGTCGGGGCGATGAGGCGACCCTATGGATCGGATCCTTATCCGGCGCGAACGGCGAAGAAATGGCGCGCATCGTCATCGACGTCACCGCGGCGGTGCGGCAGGGCGCGGGGATCGGGCGCTACGCCCGGGAGCTGACCCGCGCCATCCTGCAGGCGTTCCCGGAGCACCGTTACACCCTGTTCTACGCCGGCCCGGTGCGCTTCTCCCTGACGTGGGCGCAGGCCCCCGGGCTCCGCCTGCGGGCGGCCCCGTTGCCCGAGAAGGGCATGGTCTGGCTCTGGCATCGCCTGTCCCTCCCGGTCCCCCTGGAGCTCTTCACCGGGGTGGCGGATCTGATCTATTCCCCGGATTTCCTGCTCCCGCCCACGCTGCCCGGGCGGCGCACGCTGCTGACCGTCCACGATCTTTCCTTCGAGGTGATGCCCGAGACCCTCCCCGCGCCGCTGGTGGCCTACCTGCGCCGGAACGTCCCCCGCGCCGTTCGGCGGGCGACCCACATCCTGGCGGACTCCGAGGCCACGCGGCAGGATCTCATCCGGCTGTGGGGCGTGCCGGCGGAGAAGATCACCGTGCTCTACAGCGGGGTGGAATCCCGCTTCCGACCGGTTCAGGACCCGGCGCTTCACGCGCGGGTTCGGGCGCGCTACGGGCTGGGGCCGTGGCCGTTCATCCTCACGGTGGGCACAGTGCAGCCGCGCAAGAACTACCCGCGCCTGATCGAGGCCTTCGCGGCCCTGGTGCGGGAGGGGATCTTCCCCGAGGGCCATCTGGTCATCGTGGGGGAAAAAGGATGGCAGGCGGAGGGGACCTTCGAGGCGATCCGGCGCTCGGGGATGGCGGAGCGGATCCACTGGCTGGGCTTTGTGGACGACGCGGATCTGCCGGCGCTATATTCCGCCGCTGCGGTGTTCGCGCTGGTCTCGCGGTATGAGGGCTTCGGCCTGCCGGCGCTGGAGGCGATGGCCTGCGGGACGCCGGTGGTGGCCTCGCGGGTCTCCTCCCTGCCGGAGGTGGTGGGGGAGGCGGGGGTGCTGGTGGATCCGGAGTCCGTGGCGGACATCGTGCGGGGGCTGCGAGCGGCCCTGGAGGATCCCGAGCGGCGGGCGGCGTTGCGGGAGGCGGGCTTGGGGCGGGCCCGCCGCTTCACCTGGGAGGCGGCCGCCCGGCAATGGCACGAGATCGTCTTGCGGCTCCTCAACCTTGAGGCGTGAGGGCAGGCGCGTCGGGCTCCTTTTGCATCTTCGGTTTGTATTTACAATTACGACAGATTCTGCTCTACGGCGAGGCAGATGCGATGCGACGGGCGTGGGTGTTGAGCGGAGGCGGCAACCGGGGTCCGCTCCAGGTGGGGGCGATGCGGGCGCTGCTGGAGCAGGGGCTCGAGCCCGACTTCCTCGTCGGCACCTCCGCCGGGGCCATCAACGCCGTGGCCTTCGCCGCCGACCCCACCCTCCCGGGCCTGGAGCGCCTGGCCCAGGCCTGGCGGGGCGTCCGCCGCGCAGATATCTACCCCGGCAACCTGTTCACCATCCTCTGGCGCATCCTCACCCGCCAGGATAGCCTGTTCGATAGCTCGGGGATGCGGCGCGTGCTGCAGGCCCATCTCCCGCCGGGGGTGCGGACCTTCGGGGACCTACGGCGGCCGTGCTACGTGACGGCGGCGGACCTGCGCACACAACGCCTCATCCTGTTCGGCGAGGATCCCTCCACCCCGGTGCTGGAGCCGGTGCTGGCCAGCGCCAGCGTCCCGGTCATCCATCCTCCGGTGCGCTTCCGCGGGATGCAGCTGGTGGACGGCGGGGTCGTGGCGGTGGTTCCGGTCTCCATCGCCCTGGAGAAGGGGGCGGAGGAGATCTATGTGGTAGACCTGAGCTTCGGCCCGCAGATCCTGCCGCCCCGCCGGGGCATCGTGGAGATCGCCATGACCGCGTATCAGACCCTCCTGGACGAGCAGACCCTAGACGACCTTTACGATGCGTTGCAGGCGCCGGTGACGCTCCATCATGTGTGTATCCCCGCCTTCCGGGAGATCTCCTTCCTGGATTTCTCCCGGACCGCTGAGATGCTGGAGGCGGGCTACGAGGCGATGCGCCGTTATCTGGAGGACCCGCATCCCGATCAGATCTGCGCGATCACGGCCGAGGCCCGCCGGGCCCTAACGGCTCAGATGGTCCCCGGCGGGGGCCGAACCTATGCGCCGCCGCGCCGGCGGCGGTTGCTGGAGATGGGGCCTTCAAAAGGATGAGGCTGGGGAAGAAGAACGTGCGGCATAGAGTTCGTCGGTTTCGATCCGGAGGGACGCGATGGCCTATGTAGCCGTGGATCTCGGAGGCACTCGCATCCGGGCCGCGCGCTGCGATGCGGCGGGCCGAGTGCAGGCCCGGACGGAACAGCCCACCCGCCCGGAGGAGGGGGTGGAGGCGGTGATCGCCCGCATCGCCGGGGCGATCTGGGCGGTCTGGCCGGCGGAGGAGCCGGTGGAGGCGATCGGCGTCGGCGCGCCGGGCCCGCTGGACCCCCGCACCGGGGTGGTGCTCACAGCCCCCAACCTGGGCTGGGAGAACGTCCCGCTGGCGGAGCGGTTGCAAGAGCGGTTCGGCGTCCCCTGTTTCGTGGGCAACGACGCTAACCTGGCCGCCTTAGGGGAATGGCAATATGGTGCCGGCCGCGGCCACGAGCACCTCGTC of the Thermoflexus hugenholtzii JAD2 genome contains:
- a CDS encoding glycosyltransferase family 4 protein; the encoded protein is MARIVIDVTAAVRQGAGIGRYARELTRAILQAFPEHRYTLFYAGPVRFSLTWAQAPGLRLRAAPLPEKGMVWLWHRLSLPVPLELFTGVADLIYSPDFLLPPTLPGRRTLLTVHDLSFEVMPETLPAPLVAYLRRNVPRAVRRATHILADSEATRQDLIRLWGVPAEKITVLYSGVESRFRPVQDPALHARVRARYGLGPWPFILTVGTVQPRKNYPRLIEAFAALVREGIFPEGHLVIVGEKGWQAEGTFEAIRRSGMAERIHWLGFVDDADLPALYSAAAVFALVSRYEGFGLPALEAMACGTPVVASRVSSLPEVVGEAGVLVDPESVADIVRGLRAALEDPERRAALREAGLGRARRFTWEAAARQWHEIVLRLLNLEA
- a CDS encoding patatin-like phospholipase family protein, with translation MRRAWVLSGGGNRGPLQVGAMRALLEQGLEPDFLVGTSAGAINAVAFAADPTLPGLERLAQAWRGVRRADIYPGNLFTILWRILTRQDSLFDSSGMRRVLQAHLPPGVRTFGDLRRPCYVTAADLRTQRLILFGEDPSTPVLEPVLASASVPVIHPPVRFRGMQLVDGGVVAVVPVSIALEKGAEEIYVVDLSFGPQILPPRRGIVEIAMTAYQTLLDEQTLDDLYDALQAPVTLHHVCIPAFREISFLDFSRTAEMLEAGYEAMRRYLEDPHPDQICAITAEARRALTAQMVPGGGRTYAPPRRRRLLEMGPSKG